The nucleotide window CTTTTTTTGAAACCTTGGCAGCCGTCCACTTGGTTGGCCACCGTCTAACTGCTCGTTGCCACCATCTGGGTTCTATCCATCTCAGTAAGTTAATTTTGGACCAAACCCTAGATTATTTTCCATTAATCATGAAATTAACACTGttttaatgtatttaattgttAACTCCCTAGTCTAATTTCACTTCTTCTTCATGATTAAATCCCATTTCCCCCAAAATTCTATAATTTGAAATAAGTATTTAGTGTATTCATTAATTTGATAATggaaatttaaatgaaatgtatataagtattttataatgcattaaaaaacaaaatatcatttttatgctTTAAGAATTGTTTCTGTATAATTGCATTATGATTTCTGAGttgcttgaaaaaaaaataattcatgaaTCAAACAGTGTTCTGAGTTTATATGCTTTATGTTCATTTTGAAGATGAAGTGTTTAAATTTGAAGTATTTCACAGTTGAAAATGATTAGAAAGTTGTCATTTTAAGGGTTCTATTTTGGAACAGTACCTGTTTGAATTGAAACATGATTATTAGACGAATATGTTAGTGGTTTTCGGTTAAATTTTCGTAGGTGTTGTTCGAGATTTAAGGGCTCAAAAGTGCATTATTGGAGGACTGAACTTtctgaatgttttttttaaactcgCTAAGATATTTCAGATTTTCTTCGCTTGTTATTGATGATTATATGAaactaaaaatacaattttcgtGGATTTTAGGATTTGTGAAATATGGTTCGAGTTGTCTTGACTAGACTAGTACTTTTTACGTGATAGTATGACTGTTTGTTGTTTCTGACATGTCTTTGCTGAATGCAGACAACGTTGCGAAAATGATTCTTGACAATCATGGCATTGAGGAAACTCATTATGAGGTTCTCAATGTTAAGGAAGATGCAGATTATGAAGAAATTCGTGCTAGTTACCGGAGTGCTGTACTCAATTTACATCCTGATAAGTTATTGAAGACATACGATACATCCGACAGTAATCAAAGAACTTCAGAGAGATTTCTCAAAGTACAAAAGGCCTGGGAAATTCTAAGCAATTCAAGCTCTCGTTTGTTATATGACAAGGAGCTTCAAAGATCAAGGCGTGATGCATTGGCTGCCGAAGTCGCAGAAGATTTAAGCTTTCATGATATGACAGTTGAAGATGCCGATGAAGCATTAGAACTGTTTTATCAATGTCGATGTGGTGATTACTTCTCCGTCGACTCATTGGAATTGTTGAAAATGGGGTATTCCTTATTGAGAAATGGAAATAGTATATCTATACTCAATGGTGATACTTTACCAGGATCCGTGATTCTTCCTTGTGGATCTTGTTCGTTAAAAGCTCGTTTGATACTCAGTATGGATAACAATTGAATTATTGACATTTTTTGCATGACTGAGGAGGATTgagattattattatgtttacaGAAGATAGCAAACTAATGGCAGCTGCTCATTATCAAGTGCTGTGAATTGCGAATCGCGGAAAGTAGCAACTGGTTCAAATTTCTCCATGCTACGGTGCTGCCATAGCCGCAATTTGAGAACAATTTACTGAATTGTGTTTCACAGGACACTAGTTACGATGTAGCGCTGTTGCGCCGCTATATGCTACTCGACAACATCACCgttattggtaaaaaaaatcctttGGCAGAAACAGGAACTGCCATTTTCATTGTAGAGTTTCAAAATTGGGATTGGATgatattagtttttattttttattttattttttaagaaaggaTGGTATTAGTTTATTGTCATCTCACTTATTATAATCAATTCACAGTATTAGaaatttttttcttgtaaacCAAGAAAAATTGAGACGTTTTCAAACATGTACTATTTGAATATTGAGCACCAGCCACTGTTTATTATGAACTACTACAATTGTGCTTAGCTATTCAGTGATCTATCAGTTTTAATATTTATCCTTTGTGAAGTTTCTAACTTCTATACTCACATTGTGATTGTTCTTTACTAATCCTTTGGTTAATTTCTATGATTATATATTAGTATGATACCTTAGACAGACACCGAAGAGGAATTTTTAGATTTACATACAAATAAGGATTTTGCCAAAAAAGAGATGGTAAATTTGATAATGTTGTCTCTTAACAATAAATTATCTGTAATTGAAGTCAAATGCGTAATTTCCATACGTCTTTTTAACAAATTTGCAagtgaaaacaacaaatttccGGTAAAAGAGCTTTCATAGCATGTACTTGatgaaaatttctaaaatgATCAACTCAATTCAAATCCCCTTCTTATGTCTCCTCCACCTTCAATTGTTATTAGAATTTAGAACAAATGAAGTTTTAAGTCAATAATTCAGTTCTCAGTAGTCAGTTGCGTATAAACAACGTATAAAAACattcataataatttttcttgatttattttgcatttaaaACAGCGGAATTTGATTAATTGTCGATGTCTATAGTATCTTATCCATATTTCACAACCGTCAAACACAATCTTAAGAGAATTTTGAAATAGTTCTGAAAAACATTGTCCTGCTAATTGCTATACCTATCTTTCGTACACTAGTTAAATTCGAAAGTTCAATATAACAACTATGTGTGAACGAAAATTACGGTGAAATTTGAAGCAGATGCAAAGtggtaaaaacatatttatcaaaTTGCTGTAAATTGAGCAATTTAATTATGATGTTTATTCGTAATTTAGAGCTTACCAAAAGAGACATGCTATCAAACTCCTTGACAACTTGAGTAAACTTTCCAACATCTTCTTCATCAATTCAGTTGGTGAATAACTGAGTACAGAATCAATAATCGCTTATATTGAAAAAGAATCTTTCTTCTAATGTCCTAGTATAATTTACTAAGTCATGAAAAGTTAATGATGAAATTTCACTATAAGCAATATACCGCCAGAAGTCTATATTCACGTGTTCCGGAAAATGTTGGATCCAGTTCCtgcaaaaacagaaaaacacaTCTAAATAATTTAGTACCTGGTGAATGGTGATATATATTCAGTCTTTAGATGTAAATTCTTGAAAGATATTAGACCTGATATCGCACTAATGCATTGGTAATTGCAACAACATCCCCTTTACAAAGTTGGCAAATCCCCGCATTAAGAAGATATCCTTCAACTCCATACTTCAACAAATTATTGCTGAGAGACTGGCGAGCTATCTCTTCGTAAATTTCAATCCATTTCTGATATCtagagaatattaaaaaaagatgaagCAATTAACGTTAAATCTTTACCATAAAGAGAAGGATATAATAAAGTTCCTTCCAATTCACATTATTCTAGCTGTTAGTTTGTTACTGCTCTAATTCACAAATGTCATACACATCAACTTATGAGTAAGAACAAACAGCAATAGACTAAtgttgtttgaaaattatataaatggAAGTTTCTTTAAGATTGTATATCAAACTAGTATATTCTTTGACCTTAGCTGATCTCAACGTGGGAGGAGGTGGGGTAGAGAAGGTGAAATAAAGGAAAATCGGCTTGTTAGACTTAAAAAACTGAACGAGTTTGATGATATGTCTGATACCGGTACTGCACGAACCGGAATTGATTGAGTATGTGTGTTGACCGGAATTGGTGTAGCCTGTGTTGTCTGAGTAACTGGGACCGTCATCCTGGTAGTGGTAGTAATTGTAGAACTAACAGACGGAACCCACGTCCTTTACCTCCAATGGCCGAGGTAGAAGGACCCATATCCTTGCTTTGTGGTGCCTTAGGGGGCGCAGCCACATTATCTTTAACATGTTGTTTCCCTCGATTCTCTTTATCCTTGGCGGCTTGCGGATTTAACCATTTGCAAGTATTGCTATTATGACCAATGGACTAACAATGATGGCAAAACAGAGGTCCCCCCCATATTGGATTTCCACCATTAACGCAAAACCATCGCATTCAACAAGAATCTCATCATATGCTTTCTTCGATAAATCAATGTCCACCAAAATGCAAGCATAATGACCAAAAATACGATTTTTAGTTAGTCCATCAATATCAATAGGTGTTTCCAACCGCACTTGCAATTTCCTTCAAGTCTCCCGCCAATATTCTTGCGGTAGTTCTACCAAACGTATCCAAAGTGATACATGAGTCTGTTTCTGCGTCTGAAATTTAAAGTCTTTGGTCCATTGTGAAAATCTCAACAAACCAGGCTTAAGATTTACCGTCCCTACTGcccatattttttttgaagtccTCCGCCGAGTCAAAGTGAAAGTCATAATACCACTTACCAAGAAGCACCATTTTCCAGCTTGCCGTTGTCTTCcaaatttttccaattttaataCTGAGAACATGTGCAGAGTAAGGTTTGTCCCCTTCGTTAAGAGTCAATCGAGCCCTTAACACTTTTCGACAATCTTCGAGTCCCTTATGGTATTCATCTTGACAGATTTTGATGCTTAAAGCATCACCTTTGATGCAAGGAGAAGGGAAAGGCATGTCATCCGTAACATTAGTCCCCGCAAGAGCTGCTGGGAAAGATAATGGTGTTATAGTAGGTTGCATCGTTTTTGCAGAAGTTACCAAAGCTGTAGAGGGTGTAGTCTCCGACACACACGGCCATTGGCACGCGTATGCCATCTGTAAACTGAAATCGATCCACCAAAACCAGTCCTAGTATTGATACACGTGTGGTTCAACCTTTGTAATGCACCGAGGCATTAACGCGGTTGCGCGACCCCAATTTTAAGAACCAGCACACTATAAAGTAATTTAacaaaatgtgtaacaaattattttacactttgctaaaaaaaaaaaaatatatttacgcTATCACCACATACAAattcttgtgctttttttttaatatgagatTCGATTCCTTTTCTCCTGTTCAAAATTTCTGAATTTTCAAGTCTGCAACGGCCGCAACGGCGATTTTCCTGTGATTTTTGTTCTCGGCGTGAAAAGGTCCAAAAACGGTCACGGTGGCTGCTGATACCGTTTTGTAACGGCCGCAATCCCGGTACCGGTCCTTTTTTTGAAACCTTGGCAGCCGTCCACTTGGTTGGCCACCGTCTAACTGCTCGCGCCGGCCGTTTTTCTTCTAAATCAACAGGTGAGTTTTTGGTTCTTTctatggttttatttttctctcttagtTTCTTCTCTTCTGTCTCTTATTCTGCTGTTTCATCTTTTCAATTCTCTCTTACTCTGCTGTTTCATCTTCTCCATGTATGTTTCATCTTCGTCATCATAATTCAATATGGGTAAATgcttttatctttcttttggTGATTGCTCTCTAGGTGTTTGTGTTTATGTCTCTGTGAAATGGACaaatggttttgtttttgttttggagtTTCTTTTGTGgggttgttttattttgattagtgGATTAAGTAGTGTTATAAGGTCTATAATGGGGTTTGATAATTCAAGTTTAGTAATAGGGAATGGATTTTGTCATGTTGTTTCTTGTGCTTTGAGAGTTTTATAGgtgttatttaaaaattattattatacacaGTTATACAATCCTTCTTAACATAAGAATAGAAGATAGTGTGgtaattgtaccaaaaaaaaaaaatggtgtggTAAAACCTAAATTAGTAAATTATCCTtttggacacgtgtcacctgtTGAGCTACTTCAActtaatatgttatttaaatattccttaaaaaaatacatttactaatgtaaaaaattaatataaatataggCTAATAAGCTTAAAGGATTAATCAGCTCATAGGTAAAATTAATTGAGTCGAACTTTTTCCATGAGATATTGATATTATAGGCTAATAAACTTAAATCattccaatttaaaaaatattcataacaaatttatattatacaatttattaaaacattgttgttattaaaaaagataaacatattCTGTTTCTTTTAAGCAGATAAACGATAGGTTTGTTacatattttgttgaattttgtagttttaatgaaaagaggaaaaattgttttaacctattttttattttatttaataaaacttGTTTTTCGATTGTTGTGACTATTTTTTCATACAGTCAAAAAAGTTGCTCTTTACCGCTCTCCGCTACTACTCACTGGCTGCAGCCTCCCTCACTCACGCAAACCGGGACACGTTCCTTCTTTCTCGCGCCTGATAACATTAACACAAGTAATTGAATCTTCTCAAAATCTCTATCGtgcatttttagggtttttggaTTTTGTCAATTTCTATATCTCTCTAATTGTATTCAATTGATTACGCAATTTGTATTattcttaatatatttaatcattGTAGGTCTTATGAAACGAGGGTACCGAGAATCTCCTTCAACCTCATTCGGTTCACCTCATTCTAAACCTAGACATAATTCTCAAGGTATTGCTCTTTGCACCTCCCATTTTTGCTACTATAATTGTTAAAAACAAGTATCAGATTGAGCTTTGctgaatttataatttaatgtaTATCAAAGCTCACCTAATTCTGCAATACTAAGTTTGCGCATGAACTCTTTGTATCAATCAATATTGTAAAGTAAAAACAAGGATTTTAAGTAAATGCCTGTTTCTGCAATTTAAGTAGCATACCGTGATTGAGGCTGCAACTGTTGCATTTAACTGCAATTCTCTACCATTTCGAGGATAGTGACACAAGTGTAACCGTTATTGCAACCACCATTTGAAATACTAGAAAGAACTAGAAGTAGATAGCTTCTAAATCGTAAAAACTTTATGACGAGTTACCAATTACCATACTTGTAGTATGTGtgcttttctttcctttttcggTTCAACCTCATTCGGTTCACCTCATTCTAAACCTAGACATAATTCTCAAGGTATTGCTCTTTGCACCTCCCATTTTTGCTACTATAGTTGTTAAAAACAAGTATCTGATTGAGCTTTGctgaatttataatttaatgtaTATCAAAGCTCACCTAATTCTGCAATACTAAGTTTCTGCGTATGAACTCTTTGTATCAATCAATATTGTAAAGTAAAAATAAGGATTTTAAGTAAATGTTTGTTTCTGCAATTTGAGTAGCATACCGTGATTGAGGCTGCAACTGTTGCATTTAACTGCAATTCTCTACCATTTCGAGGATAGCGACACAAGTGTAACCGTTATTGCAACCACCATTTGAAATACTAGTAAGAACTAGAAGTAGATAGATTCTAAATTGTAAAAACTTTATGATGAGTTACCAATTACCATACTTGTAGTATGTGTgcttttctttactttttttcccGGTGAAAGCTTACGCTGTTTTTGTTTAGGCGATGAAAATTTCCTGGAGGATGAAAGCACGAAGAATTACGCTCGGAAAGTAGCTGATCATTATAGTGCAAGGTCCAACCAGACCCTGGAAGAACGAGAAGCTAGTCCAATAATTCATTTGAAGAAACTTAATAATTGGGTATGCGAGTATTCTGTCGTATATGATTTTGTTGTCACCAGtgttgcatgattttttttaataagtgtaaTTCTATTATTTAACAGATTAAGAGTGTCTTAATTCAACTCTATGCTCGCCGAGGAGATGCAGTACTTGACCTTGCCTGTGGCAAGGTAGGTATTAATGATTTTCAGCTCTTGTTTATATACGGCAACTCATTCCCAATTTCTTGGCTTacctttcattttttcttttcaccaGGGTGGTGATCTTATCAAATGGGACAAGGCCAAAATTGGATATTATGTTGGTATTGACATTGCTGAAGGTTCAGTAAGTGTTACAATTTACTGTACTGGTTTTCCTTATCCGGATTGTTTATATAACCACTTCCATCATATCATATTAACAtgcatttaaataaatatttttcaacacaaTTTGTCAAGTCATTTCTATATAACAAATTATGGATACACTTTTAACTGAACCTTGTCTTTTTCATTCTATTATTTAACAAGTCTTGcttagtaaacaacactatttcTATTTCAAATTGTAAAACATcgatataaatttttatgtccTTGCTAGTGGTAGTAAATTTACCAATGTAACTATATATTCCCCTAATTCTAGTGAAACATTGTTTACCTTATTTTTCCAAGCTATTTGCCATTGCCATTGCCATATATTTGTAGTCTAAGCTCAACAATCTATGCAGATCAAAGATTGCCGTACCCGTTACAATGGTGATGCCGACCATCATCAGCGACGTAAGAAGTTTACATTTCCTGCTCGCCTCTTATGTGGAGATTGTTATGAGGTGattactatttttattaaaaatcttcaattttatgcttggtaaatttatgttttatagCTAACATTCAATCTTGGTTTATACATTACTCATAGACATTCACAATGTTTGGCAACAAATTGAAAATGGTATGAAAATGAGCAGATATTGCAAAATAGATGGAATATTACATTCAAAACTTTTTCTCTTTCCGTCAAATTCATTCTCCTCAACCACTCTATACAAAATGATTGTAAATGTGCATTGGTAAACTTAAAGAAAATTTTGGCACATACTGTGTCgtttttgataaattttctctttctctgttATTGTTAGCATACTGTGCTTCCATACCTCTTGACATGGCAACTTCAAAACCagaaaattataacttttaaaTGTTTAGTCACCTAGAGAGAGTGATATGATTTTCAGCTTCGATTAggatttatgtatttttttagatGATAAAAGTATGTTCATGTCATTTACAATTTCAGGTTCGCCTGGACAAAGTTCTTGCGGAAGATGCTCCTTTTGATATCTGTAGTTGCCAGGTAAATAATGGACTCTTTTGTTAATATACATCATTCATGTATTTGGCCAGGGATAAAAAAGGATGTGTGCTACTAGTAAATGTGATATCTATAGAAGTAGTCTCTCCTAGAAACTACATTGTTACtctgcatcaacttttgttcCATATTTTCTTGTTAAATATCCATATGTATTTCTTTTATTGCACTCTTCGCAATTAGATTTGTTCTCGCAAAGTCCCTGTTCTACAACGATTCTGTTatacaaataaaagaaacttgTTAAGGCAGTGATATGTCtaccatttatatttatattcttgATACGACGgacattttttctctttcaaatatcaaaatcaCAATACTGCTTTGTCGGTACAACCTACAAATAATATTGCTATACTGTTTTGTTTACATTCTTTTAGCTTAGTACATTCAACTCACAAACTTATTTGCATCTTGAAAGTGTTGATTTCTAATTTGATATACATTTTAATTGCTGCAGTTTGCATTGCATTACTCCTGGTCTACAGAGGCACGTGCTCGGCGAGCATTAGCTAACGTGTCAGCTTTACTTCGTCCAGGAGGCGTTTT belongs to Medicago truncatula cultivar Jemalong A17 chromosome 6, MtrunA17r5.0-ANR, whole genome shotgun sequence and includes:
- the LOC25495070 gene encoding mRNA cap guanine-N7 methyltransferase 1 isoform X1, with translation MKRGYRESPSTSFGSPHSKPRHNSQGDENFLEDESTKNYARKVADHYSARSNQTLEEREASPIIHLKKLNNWIKSVLIQLYARRGDAVLDLACGKGGDLIKWDKAKIGYYVGIDIAEGSIKDCRTRYNGDADHHQRRKKFTFPARLLCGDCYEVRLDKVLAEDAPFDICSCQFALHYSWSTEARARRALANVSALLRPGGVFIGTMPDANVITKKLREAEGLTFGNSVYSVWFDKEFSDKKFKSSRPFGIKYTFHLEDAVDCPEWIVPFHVFKSLAEEYDFELVFAKNSHEFVHEYMKRSEFVDLMRRLGALGDGNQDQGTLSPDEWEAAYLYMSFVLRKRGEPDKNQVSGRKDRGLMHITEEDITYIGNDF
- the LOC25495070 gene encoding mRNA cap guanine-N7 methyltransferase 1 isoform X2, producing the protein MCAFLSFFGSTSFGSPHSKPRHNSQGDENFLEDESTKNYARKVADHYSARSNQTLEEREASPIIHLKKLNNWIKSVLIQLYARRGDAVLDLACGKGGDLIKWDKAKIGYYVGIDIAEGSIKDCRTRYNGDADHHQRRKKFTFPARLLCGDCYEVRLDKVLAEDAPFDICSCQFALHYSWSTEARARRALANVSALLRPGGVFIGTMPDANVITKKLREAEGLTFGNSVYSVWFDKEFSDKKFKSSRPFGIKYTFHLEDAVDCPEWIVPFHVFKSLAEEYDFELVFAKNSHEFVHEYMKRSEFVDLMRRLGALGDGNQDQGTLSPDEWEAAYLYMSFVLRKRGEPDKNQVSGRKDRGLMHITEEDITYIGNDF